GCCATGAGGCGGGCTGGGATCTGAGTATTGTCGATGAGGACGAGATTGGTGGCGGTGACGGGCTGGATGAAGCAGAGATGGCGCGGCACGATCCGATGGATGGCAAACGCTGATCAGCGTTCTGGCAGACCGCAATCGCGAGCAGGCTCGCTCCCACATGGGTTTGTGAACGCCTGTGGGAGCGAGCCTGCTCGCGATGCCTTATCAGTCGACCAGGGTGCAGGCCATGACCACCGCATCTTCACGACCACCCACCGCCGGGTAGTAATCCCGGCGCCGGCCGATTTCATTGAATCCATAACGTTCATATAGCTTGAAGGCGGCGGTGTTGCTGTCGCGCACTTCCAGGAAGCACTCCCGGGCATCGGCCTTGTAGGCAATCGACATCAAATGCTCCAGCAGCGTCAAACCCAGGCCACGGCCCTGGTTTTCCGGTTTGACGGTGATATTCAGCAAATGGGCTTCGTCGAGGATGATCTGCACCACCCCGTGTCCGACTTGTTGCTGCCCTTCGAACATCAGCCAGATCTGGTACTTGCCCAGTCCATCGAGAAAAATGCCGCGGGTCCAGGGATGACTGTAGGCGGCGTATTCAATCTTCAGTACAGCGTCCAGGTCCGCCTCGGTCATCGGGCGAAACGATACAGAGTCACTCATTTGTTTCTTTCCAGCGCGCCATCAGCCGACGCATGGCTTGCCAGACTTCAGCCTTACGCTGTGGCTCTTCCATTAATAACTCCAGGCCCGGCAAGGCCCAGACCGAACCCAGGCCTTCGACCTGAAGTTCGCGGTTGTAGGATTCGGCATCGGCCTCGCCGGCGAATCGCACCGCCGGCAGGCCGATCAGCCACAGGCAGGCGCACGGCGCCTCTTCGAGCCGGGCACCGAGAAAGCCCTGCACGAAATCGCGAGCCGCTTCCGGGCCCTGATCCATCGAGCCACGCACCAACAGCGGCCAGCGCACCGGTTCGCCGATGATCTGCGGGCTGTCCGGCAGACCGGCGGCACGCAGCATGTCCTTGAGCAACAGGTAGGCAGGATCGCGGGACTGGAAAGCTTCGCCTGTGGGTAACTCCACCAGCAGCAGGCAGCGACCGGCGCGCAGCAGTTGCAGGGCAAATCGCGGAGGCGGTACCACTGGTGTCTTGACCACCACTGGCGCCTCTTCGACCTCTTCCACCGGCTTGGCTGCGGCACGCGCGCTTGCCGGCGATGGTCGGGGCACTTCGATTTTCACCCGTTCGGCGGGCTTGACCGCGGCCGGCATGGCCTCTCTGGCCACAGCCGCCTCAGGCACGGGGGCCGGCGCCACAGGCTCGACGACAAGCGGTTCGAGCGGCTCCAGCAATTGCGGGCGCGACGGCGCAGCAAAGGGCAATTCGGTGCGCGGCAGCCAATTGACCACCTGCATGGCGCTCAGATAGGCGCGGCGACGGGACTCGATAAGCAAAGTTCGGCCACTTGTGGATAACTAAAGTGCACCGATTCTACAGCCCTTCGCTCAAGATCGCCCGCAGTTGATCGATAGACTTGACCTAGAGAAAAGCGACAGCCCGTCCCGAGAGTGAATCGCATCGCGCCTGATGCAGTACAATCGCGGCTTTTAATCGCCAACCAGCCGGCCATTCCGATGATCGAACCCAAGCGCGTCTTGCGCGCCCTCGCTGAACACTGGGCCCTGCTTGAGCCACTGTGCGAGCACTTCGACCAAGGCACCCTGAGCCTCAACGAACTGCGTTCACAGTTGGCCGCCCAGCAAATCGACAGCACGCCGCAGGACATCACCAACCTGCTCGACGTGTGGATTCGCCTCGATATTCTGGTTCCCGTGGCGAAAAGCCCGAACCGTTTCGAGCTCAATGCGCAGATTCACGACTTCCTGGCCTATCTGCGCCGGGAACACCGTCTGGGCCTGTGCCTGGAGATCGAAGCCTACCTGCGCCACCTCGAGCGCCTGGCCGGTTATATCCAGGACGCTTTCGACATTCGCGATGGCAACGACCTCGCGCGCCAGCTGCGACTGCTCGACATGCGGGTTCGTGATGTCCTGAAGAAACTCGCCAACGATGAACAGGCCCTGGTGGCCGTCGCCGAGCGGGCCAAGACCAGTGACCGGCAGATCCCGTTGCGTCAGCGCTATGCCGAGGTGCTGGCGACCTGGGACGAATACGTCGAGCCGATGATCCAGTTGGTTAACGCTGACGGCGCCTTCGAACAAGGCGTGCGCAAGGTCGAAAACGTTCTGCTGAAGATGCTCACCGAACAGCAACGTCTCGGCCATCTGGTTGATGACGACATGCTGTTGCGCACCCACGCGCGCATCCTCGAAATGCAGACCAGCGCCCAGTTGACCCTGCGTCACGCCCGCGAACTGCTGCTGCCACTGCGTGAAGAAGCACGCCGGCACAACGCCGTGACTCGTGGTGCGGCGCTGGCGCTGTCGATGATTCGCCGCAAGGGCATCGATGCCGTGCCGCAAGCGGCCATGCCGATGTTCACCCGGCCGCAAAGCACCTTCCTCGGCAGTGCCAGTCAGGTCGAGGCTTACGTTTATGCGTTGGCCCGCTTCGAACCGAAACCGGCACGCTTCCCCAAGGCGCACAAGGTCCACAAGGGCGGCGACGCGCCGCGTGCGCCACGCACGGTCCGCGAGATGCTCGACCGCTGCGAGGACGCCCTGCCGATGCCGGACCTGATGACCTGGCTGCTGGAACAGGAGCCGGACGGCGCCACCGACGAATTGCTGTACTGGTTCTCCCGCCTGTCCCGGGAAAAACGCTTCAAGCGCGAGCGCCTGGAACGCCGCGACTATTTCACACACGAGCACCAGGTCAGCCTGCGCTCCTTCGCCCTGCTCTCGGCTGGCCCTGATGCCCCCGAGAATTCTGCGAGCACGCCCAATGCATCTTGATCTATCCGAACTGTCCCATCTGGCGCCGATCTTTCGCGAACTGTTCAAGGG
This genomic interval from Pseudomonas putida contains the following:
- the mksB gene encoding Mks condensin complex protein MksB, encoding MIEPKRVLRALAEHWALLEPLCEHFDQGTLSLNELRSQLAAQQIDSTPQDITNLLDVWIRLDILVPVAKSPNRFELNAQIHDFLAYLRREHRLGLCLEIEAYLRHLERLAGYIQDAFDIRDGNDLARQLRLLDMRVRDVLKKLANDEQALVAVAERAKTSDRQIPLRQRYAEVLATWDEYVEPMIQLVNADGAFEQGVRKVENVLLKMLTEQQRLGHLVDDDMLLRTHARILEMQTSAQLTLRHARELLLPLREEARRHNAVTRGAALALSMIRRKGIDAVPQAAMPMFTRPQSTFLGSASQVEAYVYALARFEPKPARFPKAHKVHKGGDAPRAPRTVREMLDRCEDALPMPDLMTWLLEQEPDGATDELLYWFSRLSREKRFKRERLERRDYFTHEHQVSLRSFALLSAGPDAPENSASTPNAS
- a CDS encoding energy transducer TonB, yielding MQVVNWLPRTELPFAAPSRPQLLEPLEPLVVEPVAPAPVPEAAVAREAMPAAVKPAERVKIEVPRPSPASARAAAKPVEEVEEAPVVVKTPVVPPPRFALQLLRAGRCLLLVELPTGEAFQSRDPAYLLLKDMLRAAGLPDSPQIIGEPVRWPLLVRGSMDQGPEAARDFVQGFLGARLEEAPCACLWLIGLPAVRFAGEADAESYNRELQVEGLGSVWALPGLELLMEEPQRKAEVWQAMRRLMARWKETNE
- the rimI gene encoding ribosomal protein S18-alanine N-acetyltransferase; this encodes MSDSVSFRPMTEADLDAVLKIEYAAYSHPWTRGIFLDGLGKYQIWLMFEGQQQVGHGVVQIILDEAHLLNITVKPENQGRGLGLTLLEHLMSIAYKADARECFLEVRDSNTAAFKLYERYGFNEIGRRRDYYPAVGGREDAVVMACTLVD